Below is a genomic region from Rhodohalobacter sp. 614A.
AAATCTCCCTCAATGCCTTCTGAATTGACAGCAGATACAGCGTAAAAACTTGTCGTCCCTCCCGGGTTCGTGTCGGTGTATTGAAATGTTCCTCCCGCAACCTGCGCAATCTGATTCAAACTTGCAGATGCAGCTCCTCTGTAAATCAAAAACCCTGTAATATAATCGCCGCCGCCGGATTGCCATGCAAGTTGTACACTGTTTTCGTCACCATCTAATCCGGTAATAACGGGGGGGTCAGGAATTGGATCCGGTGCTTTTTCAAAGGTAATCTTTGGCTGATCTTGCAGCGTAACACCCGAAACCGTTACAACCACGGATACAGTTTCCGCTGTATTATTTGTCACCTCTCCTTGGTACAATCCAGGTTCTGTTTCTTTCAATGGAGAGACAATCCCATTCCCTGAAATCTTGATGCTGAACTCACTAAGGTCTAAACCGATAATCATTTGGTTTTCCGTATCCCTGAGAATAATGAAAATGACAGATGCATCTTCTCCATCGGCAAGGTGTGGAGTCGTTGCGGTCACTTCAGAATTGAACGCATCGACAAACTGCCCCGGTGCTTCAAACAAAATTTTCACCTGGTCATCCAGCAAAACACCTTGTGCCGAGATACTCAAACCGACTATACCTGCCGTATTACTGACAACGAAAAATGTATACACGCCGGGTTTTTTCGTTTCTGAAACATCCGAGATCTCAGCCGTTCCCTTTATTTCAATTTTGAAATCATTGGATGTAAAACCGCTGATGAGTTCTTTCTCTGCATCCCGAAGTATGATGGTAACCGTAGACGCATCCACTCCATCGGCGAGATGTGGAGAGGTGAAAGAAACGTCAGAAAGTGACGGATCGGCAACCACTTCCGGCACTTCAAATACAACGGATTCCTGATCAGAAAGGGTAATTCCTTTTGCAGTTACACCCAGAACAACCGTTCCAGGTTCCGAACTTGTCAGATTGAAGAAATAGATACCTGGTTTTTCAGATTCAGTGACTTCGCTTGGCGTTGCATCTCCTTTCAGGGAGATCTGGAAATCTGCATTTGTCAATCCGGCAACGGGCTCTCCTTCAATATCTACAAGATTGATCCTGATGGTGGAGGCATCCGCGCTGTTTGCAATATGCGGCGAAGAAGCAGTCATACTCGATTTTTCTCCATCCACAATCTGAACAGGGGTCTGAAAATCTATCTCTGGCTTGTCGGTCAGTTCTACTCCGCCAGCTGTAATTTCAACCGTCACGAGCTCATCAGATGTATCCGTTACTGTAAAACTGTATGTGCCGGGTGTATCTGTTTCAGCGATTTCTGAAGCTACGGCGCTGCCACTCAAATCAATCAAAAAATCCGGCAGCGAATATCCTGATATAGGGTCGTCCGCCTCGTCTTTCAGCACAATTGTTACGGTTGATATATCAATCCCATCGGCAATATGCGGAGTTGTGGCTGTGACTTCTGAGTTTGAAGCGGACACCACCTGAACCGGCGTTTCAAAATTAATAGTTGGCTTATCATTCAGTTCAATACCATTCGCTGTGATACTAACTTCTACCATTTCTTCAACGGAGTTTGTAACGGTAAAGGAATAGGTTCCTGCGGTACTGGTTTCGCTGATGGTGGATGCATCCGCACTGCCGGTTATTTCAACCAGGAAGTCAGGTGAAGAGTAGCCAATGACAGGGTCATCATCCTCATCTCGCAATACAACGGTTACGGTGGATTCGTCAACTCCGTCTGCAGAATGAGGTGAAGTTACGGTGACGACCGAATTTTCAGCGTCCACAATTTGTGGAGCGGAATTAAAATTGATGGCCGGTTTGTCATCGAGTTCTGTGCCATTCGCTGTAATGGATATTGTGACAACCTCTTCCACAGTATTGGTTACTGTAAAGCTGTATGTGCCCGGTGTTCCGGTTTCTGTAATCTCAGCAGCTGTAGCGCTTCCGCTTAAATCAATCGAAAAATCTCCAGACGAATATCCGCTTATGGGATCATCTTCTTCATCTCGCAAGACAATCGTTACAGTTGATTGATCAGATCCGTCAGCCGTATGCGGGCTCGTAGCGGTTACTTCTGAATCGGATGCATCCACAACCTGAGGCAGAGCTTCAAAATCGATTATCGGTTCATCATCCAGTTCTGTGCCATCGGCGGTAACTGTGACCGTGACGATTTCTTCTGCTGTATCTGTTACGGTAAAAGTGTATGTACCGGCTGTGCCCGACTCTGTAACCGCAGAAGCTGAAGCACTTCCGGTCAGTTCAACCGAAAAATTTCCATCGGTAAATCCAGTAATCGGGTCGTCTTCCTCATCACGTAATACAATAGTTATAGTCGATTCATCCACTCCATCGGCTGTATGAGGAGTTGTGGCGGTAACTTCCGAATTCGAAGCACTCACAACCTGAGGAGAAACGCAATCACCCGCAAGAGCATCACCGTCAATTGACCAGCCGTGATTATTGATCAGGTTATTTCTTGCGGCTTCTGCGCAGTAGGTAAGGCCGGCGGCTCCAAGAGTCAGATTCTCAGGCCCGCCATTTCCTTCAACCAATACGGACCATGCTTCAAGCAACAGATCATAATTTTCCCTGGAAAGGCCGGAATTATCAAATAAATTGATCATATCATTGCCAAAACTTCCGGTTACTCCGGTGATGTCCCAGCCGCTTAAATCCTGGTTAAAGCTCGTGGCATTCTCGAACGTTCCACCACTCACGCCATCGAACTCTCCCATATTTGTCACATTGCTTACATCCCAATCGCCAATATCCTGGTTAAATGAGGTAGCATTCATAAACATGCCTGAGAGGTCCGTTACACTGCTCATATCCCAACCCTCGCCTGAACCTGAATTATACCCGATATACTGATTAAAACTTTCAGCCCGGGCAAACATTTGCCTCATGTTCTCTACACCGCTAACATTCCAGCCACCGATATCCTGATTAAATGACGTGGCATGTTGAAACATCTGTTGCATGTTGGTCACATTATCCACATCCCAATTGCTGATATCCCCATTAAAAGCACTTGTCTCATCAAGTTTCCCCTGGAACATTCGCCGCATTGTTTCAATATTGGAAACATCCCAGTGATTCAGGTCACTATTCAGCTTCACAGCCTCTCCAAACATCCCTTCAAGCGAAGTTACATTGGTGAGGTCCGGCGCATCCGTTGCGTTAATCTCAAGATTCACAGCCCCGTAAAAAGCAAACACCATTGAACTCCATTCAATATCACCCCATTGTTCAATAGACATAAGTTCCTCTTTTTCTGAATCCGGATAATCAAAATTGGCAAAATGGATCCGGGGAAAGTCTTCGTAAATTTCAACACGGTAGATTCCCGATTCAGGTACGGAAATGGTAACATCACCGGTATTTTCGAGCAGAGTGCCATTCACATTGCTATCATCCTCCTTTTCCCAGTAGACGGCATAATTGTAGCCCGACCCCGAAGTTGGGATTTCGATGCTTGTATCATCCGTATCCCAAATAGTAATGAAGGGATCCATACCAGAAATGCTGCAACCCGTGGCGATAGAATCCCCGTTAATCGTCCAGGAATTGGGTGCGTCAATCAGTATCTGCCGATCGGCTTCGCTGTAACAATACTGCAGTCCATCGGCACCAAGTTCTACATTGCCCTGTACGGTTTGGCCC
It encodes:
- a CDS encoding BspA family leucine-rich repeat surface protein; protein product: MKQFRVFILIVVAVILSASGVQAQSSITPGDPGNFITIWNTENSGFTANDEITIPHANGESYNFTVYWEDTTNSSVNGTETFTSPFFTIQFPDPGIYRVEISGEFPRIFFAGTGDRRKILSVEQWGDIEWTSMENAFRGAQYLEINATDAPDLSNVTSMARMFESARAINSDLNNWNVSNVEDMSSLFNGAISFNGDISDWTVYAVSNMSEMFSNADAFNQDIGGWDVSGVTGNGMIEMFQNASSFNQDISEWDVSGVESMSRMFNGASVFNQDIGYDSGTGEGWDVSNVWNMGGMFQNADKFNGDISGWKVSSVTDMGGMFNSVDDFNQDLNDWDVSEVTTMASMFQNTQSFNGNITGWIPEKVENMNSMFSGATAFNQDISGWDTGNVSSMYRMFYEASSFDQNLGSWNVESVESPNTMTYMFDNTALSRPNYDGILTGWATQDVNSGITLGADGVEYCAESARTTLIDKGWTINGDALAASCPVITDPFTTVWNTSNPGDSNSNQIRIPLFGNGYDFTIDWGDGLDESYTLNPGTNTSHFIEHTYSTAGTYTVEIRGDFPRIYFNNSGDKEKILSVEAWGEIMWDEMEFAFYGASNLEINAPDSPDLTNVVSLYSMFQDASSINSSFNQWDVSGVENMANMFWGASSFNQILDDWETGNVEKMESMFRGASNFNRDIGMWDISNVILMEFMLDNSGISVENYDNILSGWAGQTVQGNVELGADGLQYCYSEADRQILIDAPNSWTINGDSIATGCSISGMDPFITIWDTDDTSIEIPTSGSGYNYAVYWEKEDDSNVNGTLLENTGDVTISVPESGIYRVEIYEDFPRIHFANFDYPDSEKEELMSIEQWGDIEWSSMVFAFYGAVNLEINATDAPDLTNVTSLEGMFGEAVKLNSDLNHWDVSNIETMRRMFQGKLDETSAFNGDISNWDVDNVTNMQQMFQHATSFNQDIGGWNVSGVENMRQMFARAESFNQYIGYNSGSGEGWDMSSVTDLSGMFMNATSFNQDIGDWDVSNVTNMGEFDGVSGGTFENATSFNQDLSGWDITGVTGSFGNDMINLFDNSGLSRENYDLLLEAWSVLVEGNGGPENLTLGAAGLTYCAEAARNNLINNHGWSIDGDALAGDCVSPQVVSASNSEVTATTPHTADGVDESTITIVLRDEEDDPITGFTDGNFSVELTGSASASAVTESGTAGTYTFTVTDTAEEIVTVTVTADGTELDDEPIIDFEALPQVVDASDSEVTATSPHTADGSDQSTVTIVLRDEEDDPISGYSSGDFSIDLSGSATAAEITETGTPGTYSFTVTNTVEEVVTISITANGTELDDKPAINFNSAPQIVDAENSVVTVTSPHSADGVDESTVTVVLRDEDDDPVIGYSSPDFLVEITGSADASTISETSTAGTYSFTVTNSVEEMVEVSITANGIELNDKPTINFETPVQVVSASNSEVTATTPHIADGIDISTVTIVLKDEADDPISGYSLPDFLIDLSGSAVASEIAETDTPGTYSFTVTDTSDELVTVEITAGGVELTDKPEIDFQTPVQIVDGEKSSMTASSPHIANSADASTIRINLVDIEGEPVAGLTNADFQISLKGDATPSEVTESEKPGIYFFNLTSSEPGTVVLGVTAKGITLSDQESVVFEVPEVVADPSLSDVSFTSPHLADGVDASTVTIILRDAEKELISGFTSNDFKIEIKGTAEISDVSETKKPGVYTFFVVSNTAGIVGLSISAQGVLLDDQVKILFEAPGQFVDAFNSEVTATTPHLADGEDASVIFIILRDTENQMIIGLDLSEFSIKISGNGIVSPLKETEPGLYQGEVTNNTAETVSVVVTVSGVTLQDQPKITFEKAPDPIPDPPVITGLDGDENSVQLAWQSGGGDYITGFLIYRGAASASLNQIAQVAGGTFQYTDTNPGGTTSFYAVSAVNSEGIEGDLSDVVSFYNSAIVADNSQWKLVSNPIGTAIPNHENATLFSFNNHYQQSSELEPTRGYWIKSKTFDAEVLPITGSGLTSSTIQLQEGWNLIGSLSAPVSVNNIIDESEILTSTPVFGFSGSGYEQAEILNPNEGYWIYAESDGVIELEMIPSSNAFQEKVVVAQHQKTDRSPNKWIEFSRLHQKRKLWIEEESVNHEKEMQYMLPPIAPGGALDIRTSRNLNLVNNDNELIAIQSDEYPISVSIYGLEPAPEFTWRFILFDDGVERSVDLLPGKSIQIEKKYDRVELAKISMDEVITDHKLLPNYPNPFNPSTTIQYQLHEQVHVNIEVFDVAGRRVQILANELQASGNYRVQFDARQFSSGMYFVRFIAGDVPQIQKITLIK